From one Physeter macrocephalus isolate SW-GA chromosome 18, ASM283717v5, whole genome shotgun sequence genomic stretch:
- the LOC102993143 gene encoding LOW QUALITY PROTEIN: olfactory receptor 2B11-like (The sequence of the model RefSeq protein was modified relative to this genomic sequence to represent the inferred CDS: deleted 1 base in 1 codon), translated as MKHMNESFPEDFILMGFTKYPWLDLPLFFALLISYMFTLLGNIAIILVSQIDSQLQSPLYFFLTSLSFLDLCFTSTTLPQKLFNLGGPNKNITYTGCMTQAYVFHWLGCTKYVLLGTIDLHHYVAVCKPLRYAVIMNHKLCWQLSSTAWLIDLANSLLQSTLTVQLPLCGNQELDHFFCELPSLTKMACVDTTVSELAVVATFLIMGPLSMILVSDSYIAQAVFQIPSADGRLTAFNTCSSHLLVVSLFYGSGIYIYMQPSGDSPQDIIKVLMLFYCIITPMANPFIYTLRNKDVKGALRRLLKRAILSKRM; from the exons ATGAAGCACATGAATGAAAGTTTTCCAGAGGATTTCATTCTCATGGGCTTTACCAAATATCCGTGGTTGgatcttcctctcttctttgccCTCCTAATCTCCTACATGTTCACACTGTTGGGAAACATTGCTATTATTCTGGTCTCTCAAATAGATTCCCAACTCCAAAGTCCTCTGTATTTCTTCCTCACGAGCCTCTCTTTTTTGGACCTCTGTTTCACCAGCACAACTCTACCCCAAAAGCTGTTCAACTTG GGGGGGCCCAACAAGAACATCACTTATACAGGCTGTATGACCCAGGCCTATGTATTTCACTGGCTAGGCTGTACTAAATATGTCCTGCTTGGCACCATTGACTTACACCACTATGTGGCTGTGTGTAAGCCTCTGAGATACGCTGTAATCATGAACCACAAGCTCTGCTGGCAGCTCTCCAGCACTGCTTGGCTCATTGATCTGGCCAATTCACTACTGCAGTCCACACTCACAGTCCAGCTGCCCCTGTGTGGGAACCAGGAATTGGACCACTTCTTTTGTGAGCTGCCCAGTCTAACTAAGATGGCTTGCGTGGACACCACAGTCAGTGAGCTTGCAGTGGTGGCCACCTTCCTGATAATGGGTCCCCTCTCCATGATTCTTGTCTCTGATAGTTATATTGCCCAAGCTGTATTTCAAATCCCTTCTGCTGATGGGAGACTTACGGCCTTCAACACTTGTTCATCACACCTACTGGTGGTGTCTTTATTCTATGGCTCTGGCATCTACATCTATATGCAGCCCTCAGGGGACAGCCCTCAGGACATCATCAAAGTTCTGATGCTGTTTTACTGCATTATTACTCCTATGGCCAACCCATTCATCTACACCTTGAGGAACAAGGATGTTAAAGGAGCTTTGAGAAGACTTCTGAAGAGGGCCATTTTGTCCAAGAGAATGTGA